The Pseudobacteriovorax antillogorgiicola genome has a window encoding:
- a CDS encoding tRNA(His) guanylyltransferase Thg1 family protein, translating into MKFTDLDRHMRIYETAHDHCALPGIYLVARIDGRCFSRLTKEIHDFKAPYDERFRDYMIETIEHLMQCGFRVIFAYSQSDEINLLMHPQESSFSRKLRKYNSVLAAEASARFSLSFGHLATFDCRISQLPQVDDVIRYFRWRQDDAHRNALNGHCYWFHRKQGLSDQEAHQKLMGVSNSEKNEFLFTEAGINFNEIPTWERRGFSLYWQDQVRLGTNPKTGESQESKRQVLKVDLELPMKHGFELMVRNILEAQL; encoded by the coding sequence TTGAAATTCACAGACTTAGATAGGCACATGCGCATCTATGAAACGGCTCACGATCATTGTGCGTTGCCAGGAATTTACTTGGTAGCTCGGATTGACGGCCGCTGCTTCTCACGTCTGACGAAGGAAATTCATGACTTCAAAGCACCTTATGACGAACGGTTTCGGGATTACATGATCGAAACCATCGAGCATCTGATGCAGTGTGGATTTCGTGTTATCTTCGCCTACTCCCAGAGCGATGAAATTAACTTGCTGATGCACCCCCAGGAATCTTCGTTTTCGAGGAAGCTTCGAAAGTATAATTCGGTCCTTGCTGCCGAAGCCAGCGCTCGGTTCAGCCTAAGTTTTGGTCACCTGGCAACATTTGACTGCCGTATCAGTCAACTGCCTCAGGTTGATGATGTCATTCGTTACTTTCGCTGGCGGCAGGACGATGCTCATCGAAATGCCTTGAATGGCCATTGCTACTGGTTTCATCGTAAGCAAGGGCTTTCCGATCAGGAAGCGCATCAGAAGCTGATGGGTGTGAGCAACAGCGAGAAAAACGAATTTCTTTTCACTGAGGCCGGCATAAACTTCAACGAGATACCCACTTGGGAACGCCGTGGTTTTAGTCTCTACTGGCAAGATCAAGTCCGGCTTGGTACCAACCCCAAAACCGGCGAATCTCAAGAATCGAAGCGCCAGGTATTGAAGGTCGACCTTGAGCTGCCGATGAAGCATGGCTTTGAATTGATGGTCAGAAACATTCTTGAGGCTCAGTTGTGA
- a CDS encoding TetR/AcrR family transcriptional regulator, with translation MVNDMTKERNKEKTKQALITTTLEILAEDGFANLGVNEIARRSGVNKALIYRYFKSYKGLLEAVAKSGDLFPSSHEILDGIDLNESSAAIASQIFRNYITGIRNRPIAQKIMAWELNQNNKITEILADAREAVSQDIFHFLAPKLPELKEPEKIHYTTAIVGSGLLHLCLRSISASHWDGVHLRDEKEWQRLFAAVEQIFQIL, from the coding sequence GTGGTTAACGATATGACCAAAGAGCGCAATAAGGAAAAGACAAAGCAGGCCTTAATCACTACAACTCTTGAGATCTTGGCTGAGGACGGTTTTGCAAACTTAGGTGTCAATGAGATTGCAAGGCGATCAGGGGTTAACAAAGCTCTTATTTATCGCTACTTTAAAAGTTATAAAGGCCTCCTTGAAGCCGTTGCTAAAAGTGGCGACTTATTCCCTAGCTCTCATGAGATCTTAGACGGGATTGATCTCAATGAAAGTTCGGCTGCAATTGCCTCACAAATTTTTAGGAACTACATTACGGGGATAAGAAATAGGCCTATCGCTCAAAAAATCATGGCTTGGGAACTGAATCAGAATAACAAGATTACTGAGATACTAGCGGACGCACGAGAGGCAGTAAGCCAAGATATATTCCATTTTCTCGCCCCAAAACTCCCTGAACTAAAGGAACCTGAGAAAATTCATTACACGACAGCTATCGTTGGCTCAGGCTTGCTTCATTTATGTCTAAGATCAATATCAGCAAGTCACTGGGATGGCGTTCACTTAAGGGACGAGAAGGAGTGGCAGCGGTTGTTTGCAGCAGTTGAACAGATATTTCAGATTCTTTAA